The nucleotide window GGGCTGACCGTGAGGCGGCCGCTGATGACTCTGCGCGTAAGCGACTGGCCGAGCACCTTGCGGAACTGAAAAACCTGAGAACAGCCCGCAAGCTTGAGGATTTCTATGGATTCATCCTTTTCCGCACGGGAAACCATGGGCACGTTCTTGTCCAGCTCCCGCAGAGTGAAGGCCACGTTGATGTTGCGCACGTCGGCATCAAGAGCCACCACGATACGGGCGTTCTGGGCATGCAGGCCCCGGTAGACCTGCACGTCGTCGTAATCGCCCACCACGGCGTGCAGCCCGAGATCCATGAGATCGAGTGCCTGCTGGGTATTGGCGCACAAAAGCACGCTGTGAAACCCGTAGCGGGAGAGCACCTGCGCAAGGTTGCGCGTCACGGGGCTTATGCCCACGATGAGGATGTGATTGCGTACCGAAGCAGGCAGACTGTGCTGCACTTCCTTTTTCTTCTGCGCCTCCAGCCACGGCGTATAGACGAACTGGATGAACGAGGACGGCAGCACGATGAGCAGCCCCACGATACCGGTGAGCAGCACGATGATGGAAAAAAACCTGCCCAGATCGGAATTGAAGGTGATGTCGCCGAACCCCAGCGTGGACATGACCGTAAGCGTCCAGTACAGACCGGTGATCCATGAATATTCGCGCCCTTCATACTCCATGATGTAATGGAAAAGAACGCTGAATACGAACACGCACACGGTGAGAACGGCGATGACGCGGAAGAAGTAACCGAAGTTACGACGCGCCCCCTTCCCCTGGCTCAACAGAGAAAACTGACTGGGAAAAAATTTCATGGCGGCAGTATGCCCCGTGCATTCCTTCTCTAAGCAGGAATCCGCAAAAAGCCGCCGCCCCGTTGCCGGGGCGGCGGCCCGTCTGTCTGTCAGGAGGCGCCTTCAGGGGCGCCGGATCCGTCATTCAAGGCTTAGAAGCCCTTGGACTGCATGTAGTGGATGAGGTCGGTGACGCGGACGGAGTAGGCCCATTCGTTGTCGTACCAGCTCACCACCTTGGCGAGGTTGCCGTCCTGCACGGTGCAGTATTCGGATTCCACGATGGAGGAACGGGAATCGCCCTTGAAGTCCATGGACACGAGGGGAAGGTCGTTCACGCCGAGGATGCCCTTCAGATAGGTATCGGAAGCGGCGCGGAAGGCGTTCACCAGGGTTTCGGCGTCGGTGGACTTTTCAAGCACGGCGGTGAAGTCCACGATGGACACGGTGGGGGTGGGCACGCGCAGAGCATAGCCGGCGAAGCGGCCCTTCAGGGAAGGAATGACTTCGGCCACGGCCTTGGCGGCGCCGGTGCTGGTGGGGATGATGTTCAGAGCGGCGGCGCGGGCGCGGCGCAGGTCCTTATGAGGCAGGTCGAGGATGCGCTGGTCGTTGGTGTAGGAATGCACGGTGACCATGCTGCCGAGCTTGATGCCGAATTCCTGATGCATCACCTTGGCCACGGGGGCGAGGCAGTTGGTGGTGCAGGAGGCGTTGGACAGGATGTTGTGCTTGGCGGGATCATACATGTCCTGGTTCACGCCCATGACCACGGTGAGATCGGGCTGCTTGGCGGGAGCGGAAATGATGACCTTCTTGGCGCCGCGTTCCAGATGCACGCCGGCCTGGGGAGCGCTGCGGAAGATACCGGTGGATTCCACCACCACGTCCACCTCGAGTTCCTTCCAGGGGAGCTTGTTGGGATCGCGTTCGGCGAGGCAGGCCACGTTCCAGTCGCCGACCTTGACCATGGTGCATTCCACGCCGCCCACGGAGGTCTTTTCAGAAGCCACTTCGCAGGTGAAGGCGGCGGGACCGTAGGCGCTGTCGTGCTGGAGCAGATGGAAATTGGTGTTGGCATCCATCAGGTCGTTGATGGCCACGATTTCGGCGGTTTCGCCGTACTTGCCATACATGGCGCGGAAGACCTGACGGCCGATACGGCCGAAGCCGTTGATAGCAACTCTTACCTTTTTCATGGTTCCTTTCCTTTGCCCGGAAAAGACGGGCACTTCCGGTGGAATATGTCTTGCGCGACGCCTGCACCATGCGTACGGATCAGCCTTTCCGTGGGCGTCCCGAGCCATCAGCCACCGCGTTAAAAATCACAAGAGCGAAAAACAGGGTATCAGAAAGTTTCGGAATACGCAAATACCCGCCGCCCCCCTCCGCCTTCTTTTTCCGCAGACACGCGCCCGGAACCGGTTCCGTCCCATGCTTCTGCCCGACTTTTCTCCGTCGGGGAGGAAACTTTCCCCCGATCGGACGCCGTTCTTCACGCCCTGCGGGGGGCCGCCTGCGCCGCAGGGCTTTTTTCCGGGCAGCTCCGCGCCCTCCCGATGCGGGGAAAGCCTTGCCAAATACGGGCAAAGGGGGCTATTGGTTCGGACTCATCCATATTTTCAGAGGGGGAACCCATGCATCCTTTCGCTTCCGCCCCGAAGAAGGCGCTGCCCGGCAACCAGTCCACGCTGCCCGACATCAGTGCCGTGACGCTGCCGACCCGCTTCACCAGCCGCAAGGCCAGGATTCAGGACGTGGACGGCATGTCCAGCCTCATCAACGAGTTCGCCGCCGCCCGCATCATGCTGGCCCGAGGGCCGCTTTATCTTTATCAGAATATTCAGGATTACCGCGTCATCACCGCCATGATGGGCGAGAGGGAAGTCGTTCTCGCCTGCGGCGGCCTGCATGTGCTGTGGGAAGACCTTGCCGAAGTCCGATCCGTGGCCGTTCACCCCGGCCTGCAGCACAAGGGCATAGGCCGGCTCATCGTGCAGGATCTCATTGCCGACGCGCGCGCCCTCGGCGCGGCCCATGTGTTCACCTTCACGCTGGCCCCGGGCTTTTTCTCCTCTCTCGGCTTTTCCGCCGTGGACAGGGACACGCTCTCGCCCGTGGTCTGGGCCGAATGCAGCAAATGCCCGAAATTCTATAAATGCGACGAAGTCGGCATGATGCTGCACTTCTAAAGCCGGACAAGGAGCCTGCCATGAGCAAACTCAAGAATCGTGACTTTCTGAAAATAGCCGACTTCTCCCGCGAAGAACTGGATTATCTGCTCCGCCTCGCCGCGCGCCTCAAAAAGCTCAACAAGGAAGGAAAGGAACCGCAGTTCCTCAAGGGCAAGAACGTGGCCCTCGTGTTTGAAAAGACCTCCACCCGCACCCGCTGCGCCTTCGAGACCTCCCTTTTCGATCAGGGCGCGCACAGCACCTACCTGAGCGACGGCTCCCAGATAGGGAAAAAGGAATCCATGGCCGATACGGCCCGCGTGCTCTCCCGCATGTACGACGGCATAGAATACCGCGGCTTCGGGCAGGAGATCGTGGAAAAGCTGGCGGAATTCTCTTCCGTGCCGGTATGGAACGGCCTGACCAACGAAGCGCATCCCACGCAGATTCTGGCCGACTTTCTCACCATGCTGGAACACTGCGACAAGCCTCTTCATGAAATCACCTTCGCCTACCTCGGCGACGCCCGCTACAACATGGGCAATTCCCTCATGATGGGCGCGGCGAAGATGGGCATGAAGTTCCGTTCCGTGGCCCCCGAGGCCCTCCAGACCAGCGACGAGATCTACAGCCTCTGCCTTGCCGAAGCCGAAAAGTCGGGCGCGGAAATCATCCGCACGAGCGACGTGGCCGAAGGCGTGAAGGGCTGCGATTTCATCTATACCGACGTGTGGGTGTCCATGGGCGAACCCGACGAGGTGTGGAAGGAACGCATCGATCTGCTTCTGCCCTATCAGGTGAACGCCCGCGTCATGGAGCTGACCGGCAATGCCGGATGCAAGTTCATGCACTGCCTGCCCGCCTTCCACAACAGGGAAACCGCCGTGGGCGAATCCATCTACCGGAAATTCGGCCTCGAGGCGCTGGAAGTGACGGAAGACGTGTTCGAATCCCCCAGCTCCATCGTGTTCGACGAAGCGGAAAACCGCAAGCACACCATCAAGGCCGTCATGGTCGCCACGCTGGCGGACATTCCGCCCATCTTCTTCGAAGACTAGGCATCTCACCTTCCGGCGGAAAAGCCCGTGCCCGGGCTTTTCCGCCGTTTTTTCCCCGGGTTCAGAAAGCGGGTGCCGGCTTTTCCGGCAGAAGGACGCGCCCCCGTAAGCACGGCTCTCTGCCGTCCGCCCGGAACCCTTTTCTTCGGCCGGAAAGGACCGAAAACGCCGTTTCGAGCTTTTTCGCTTGCCTTTTTTAAAAATTCAGGCTATTGCTAGCAGTCCTTACGATACAAAAGGTATCGAGTTCAAGCAGCATTCCGCCCCACTCGGGCTTTTTATGGAGGATATACCATGGGTAAACAGTGTGAGATCTGCGGCAAGAAAGCTCAGGTGGGCAACCTTGTGAGCCATTCCAATATCAAGACCAAGCGTCGCTTCAATCCCAACCTGCAGGCTGTCCGCCATCAGGACGCCGACGGTACCGTGCGCACCATCAACGTGTGCACCCGCTGCCTCCGTTCCGGCGCCGTGGTGAAGCCCGTCGTCAAGAACGACGCCGAATAGTCCGGCTTGCCGATCTTTCCAAAGGCGGGGATAACATCTCCGCCTTTTTTGCTTAATGAATCCCCGTCCGGGATGATTCCGGGCCGGGGCCTTTCGCGCCCTTTTGCGGCGCACGCGCCTATGAACGACCTACGCGCCCCCTTCCGCCACCGCCCGAAACGCCGCATCGCCATGTGGCGACGCCCTGCGCGCGTACCGGAATACTGGCGCGTGGTGGATTTCCGCGGGCCGGAATACATGGGCAGACAGTTGCCCGCCCCCGGCACGAGACAGATGGAACTTCTGCGTCTCGTGCTCGATTCGCGCGACATTCCCTACATCATCACGGGCCACGGTTCGCAGGTACGGGCCTTCGTGCCCCCCATGTTCGAAACGCTGGTCCGCACGGAACTTGCCGACGTGGCTTCGGAAAAAGCGCCCGCTTCTCCATCGCCGGCCCCAAGACGCAATGCCCACTGGGCCATGCTCGTCATGCTCTTTCTCATTTTCTGGCACGGGCTGACCATGGGATGGTGGCCCCTGCCCTTCGAGCATGTCCCCGACCCTGACTACTGGAAGATGTGCGGCAGGCTGGATGTTGCCGCCGTGCGCGCCGGGGAATGGTGGCGTACGGCCACGGCCCTCACCCTCCACGCCGACAGCCTGCACCTTTTCAGCAACGTCCTGTTCGGCGCTCCCTTTCTCGTTCTTCTGGCAAGGCGGCTGGGACTCGGCCTCACCCTTGCGGCTACGCTGGTCTCCGGTATGCTGGGCAACGCCATGAACGTGCTCTACCGGGAGCCGGGCTATGTGAGCCTCGGCTTCTCCACCGCCATGTTCGCCACGGTGGGACTGCTCTGTGCCGACATCACGGTACGCAGTCCGGCGAGGGGATTCCGCCGTCTGGCGCTTCCGGCAGCCGCAGGCATGGCATTTCTGGCCCTTCTCGGCACGGAAGGACAGAACACCGACTATGCCGCCCATATTTTCGGCCTTCTCTCCGGCTTTCTGGTCGGACTTGCCGTCAGCTCCCGCCTGAGGCATGATGGCGGCCTCCCCCCTTCTCTGGAATACCTGCTCGGCTTCGCCGCGCCTCTTTTTCTGCTTCTGTGCTGGAATGCAGCACTCTAACCTTCACTCCGAGGAGACTATGGACAAAGCCCCCGGCACCTTCGAACTCCTGGGCAAGGACGGCGACGCCCGCGCCGGCCTTCTGCACACCGCGCACGGCGTCATCGAAACCCCCATCTTCATGCCCGTAGGCACCGTGGGCAGCGTGAAGGCCCTGGCTCCCGACGATCTGAACGCCGCAGGCGCGCAGATCATTCTCGGCAACACCTATCACCTCTATCTGCGTCCGGGCGATGAACTTGTGGCACGCCGCGGCGGCCTGCACGAATTCATACGCTGGAACAGGCCCATACTCACCGACAGCGGCGGCTTTCAGGCCTTCAGCCTGAGCAAGCTGAACAAGATGAAGGTCGACGGGGTGGAATTCCGCTCCCACATCGACGGCTCGAAGCACATGTTCACGCCGGAAAAGGTCATTTCCATCCAGCGAAACCTGAACTCCGACATCATGATGCCTCTCGACGTGTGCCTCGGCTACGGCGCGACCTATGAGGAAGCGGAAAAGGCCGTGAAACGCACCACGGAATGGGCTGCGCGCTGCCGCGAAGCCTACCCCGCCCACAGCGCCGGAAACCTTCTCTTCGGCATCGTGCAGGGCTGCACCTATCCTGAACTGCGCGAAGCCTCGGCCCGGCAGCTCATGAACATAGGTTTTGAAGGCTATTCCATCGGCGGCCTCGCCGTGGGGGAACCCAAGAACCTCATGATGAAGAACCTGCGCGTGCTGAATCCCGTGCTGCCGCAGGACAAGCCCCGCTACCTCATGGGCGTGGGCACGCCCCTGGACATTCTGCACGCCATAGAAGCGGGCGTGGACATGTTCGACTGCGTGCTGCCCACGCGCAACGCCCGCAACGGCACGCTGTACACCTCGGAAGGCAAGATCAACATCAAGCGCCGGGAATACGCCGAAGACGACGGCCCCCTGGACCCGAAGTGCAACTGCTACACCTGCCGCACCTTCTCGCGGGCCTATCTGCGGCACCTCTACGTCAGTCAGGAGCTGCTGGCCTTCCGCCTCAATTCCCTGCACAACATCACCTACTTCCTGAACATGGTGCGCGGCGCGCGCAGGGCCATTCTTGAAGGCCGCTATGCGGCGTTCAAGGCCGAGTACGAAGCCAGATACCCCGAAGAAGACCTGCTCTTCGACGCGCCGGAAGCCTAGGCCTGCCTGACACGAAGGGCCGCCCCCAGGGGCGGCCCTTTTCTTTTCGGCAAAACGGCCTTCCGGGACGCATGTTCAGCTCGGAATGAGCCTGAAAAGCATGGAATTTTCCAGCACCAGCGGACGGGTCTGCATGAAGAAGACGGTGCCGTCCTCGGGAGCGCGCACCTCCCAGCGCACGGAACCGTCGTACGGATCGAGAATACAGGCGAGGCGCTGATGACGGCGCACAATGTCGTCGGTCCTGCACATGCCGTACATGATGCCCGCCCGACAGGCTTTGACGTTGATGAGTTCGTCCTCCTGCACCACTTCGGAGTGATAGCCCGGATGGGGGCGGTGCCGGATAAGGCCGTGCAGCGCCATGAAGCGCAGTATGGCCGAAAGGCTGTCGTCGGCCGAGGAGGCGTCGATGACGCCGGTATGACCGGCATAGACGGAAAAGGCCTGCGTCTCCCAGATCTGCCAGTTGTAGTTCAGCGTCGTGGTGTCTATGGGCAGGGGATTGCGCACCAGCGTGTACGGCAGACCGAAGCCCTGGGCCAGCTCCACGTCCTCATAGCCCGTATGCATCATGCGCACATGAGGAATGAAGTCTCCGGGCAGATAATAGCTCGCAAGCTGTACGCCGAAACGGTAGCCCTGAATGTGCTCAAACAGGGCGGCGGCGATGCGCTGCGTGGTTTCCCCCAGAGGATAACCGGGAAACATGCGGTTGATGTCGGTGTTGTCCATGGCCCAGAAGCGTTTGCCTATGTTCATGGCAAAGGGATTGGCCGAAGGGATGATGAGGATCTCATGTCCGGGCATGAGTTCTCCCCGCTCCTCCAGATCCTGAAGCGTGTGAACGAGGCGGGAACATACGAACTGCTGCTGCAGCTCGTCGCCGCGCATGGCCCCCACCACGGCCAGACTTTTTCTGCCGGAGCCGAAACGGAAGCCGTGAATGCGGAACTCGTCCCGGAACGGCGAGGACATGACGAAGAGCCGTTCGCGTTTCATGCCCTGCCCTCCCTGTAGACGCGGGCAAGAAGCGAACCTTCATACACCACCGGATACGCCCGTATGGTGAAGACAAAGCCCGGCTGTTCCGCGGCCACCTCCTGAAGCACGGCGCCGCGCAGAGGATCGACGATGCGCCCTATGGGCTGCCCCGCCTCGACCAGATTGGACTGACGGATAAGCGGAATGAACACGCCCGAAGCCGAGGCGTTGATGAATTCCACGCTTCCTCCGGTGGAAAGAATGGTCTTATGCCCGGCCGGAGGCTCGGGCACCTCGCCCTTCCATACGCCGAGATGACGCATGAGGTTCAGTATGCCGCCCACAAGCTGATCGCCGTAGCTTTTGGTGATGCGCATCCCCACGCCCATTTCCACCACCAGCGTGGGCGTATCCAGCGTGTTGAGGGAATAGGCCAGCGTGGCTTCCAGCACGGTGGCGGCCTCATGCACCCACAGAAAATCCAGATTCAGATAGCGGGCCAGCGGCACAAGTCTTTCCGCCGTAAGCTGATTGATGCGGACCTGCGGCACCTCATACAGGAAAATGTTGCTGGAATGGATATCCAGCACAAGATCCGCCCCCTTCAGATCCTCGATCAGATTGTAGGCCGTGTTCTCCGCCATGCTGCCCCGGGGATCGCCAGGGAAAATGCGGTTCATGTCCAGATCGAAGTTGGGAATGCCGCGCGTGATGGAGTCGATGCCCAGGGGATTCAGGGCGGGGTAGATCTCCACCGTGCCGTCGAGCCTGTCGAGATTCTCCTGCAGGATGCTGCCGATGCGATAGCAGATGTACTGCCCCTCCAGCTCGTCGCCGTGAGTACCGGTGACGATGCAGATGCGCTTCTTCCCGGTTCCTCCCGAAATGCTGTTCTTGCGGATGAGCAGATGCTCGTCCACCGGCAGCTCCGTGGAAATGACGGTTTTTATCATGATTCTTCCACTCTATGGCTAGGGTGTTCCGCTGCACGGCCCTCCCGTGAACACGCTCCGGTTCGCCGTGCAGTCGGCGCGTCGCGCCCATGGTCCGGGATACGGCAGAAAGGGGTGCTCCTCCCTGAAAACGCCGCTGGAGCGACGCGAAAAACGGCAGGAACCACGGGAGCCCCTGCGGCAGAAGCCTTTCCTGCGTGTATGCTGAGGAGGCGTTACGATTTTTCTCCGCTCCACAGCCCCGTCCACTTCTCGAGAAGTGCCTCTTCCTCTTTCCGCTCCTTTTCCGTCAGGGCGTTCAGAAAATGGCTCACCCCACGGTCCAGCTCCTCCAGCGTACCCCCGTTGGCAATGAGCAGATCTGCGGCCGCAGCCTTGTCCCGCTGCGTCCACTGCCAGCCTTCCACGGCGGCTATTTTCTCATCGCTCCAGCTTCTGGTACGCCGCAGCCTTTCGTGCCGGACCTCATCGGGGCAGACGATGACGGCTATATCCGCTCCGGGACATGTCCAGCCCGTTTCGAACCACAACGGCACTTCCGCCACGGCAACGGCCTCCCCCCGCGCCCCGGCATACTGAAAGAACCTGTCCATGGAATCTCTCACCAGGGGATGGATCAGCCGCTCAAGCTCGCGCCTCATGCCGGGAGTGCGCGAAAGAAGAGCCGTCAGCTTCGTGCGGTCCACCGTTCCGTCCTCGTCGAAAAAGGCGTTGCCCCAGCGCTGACGCATGAGGTGCCAGCCGTCCGCTCCGGGTCTGTACTGCTCCGCCACGGCCCTGTCCGCACTCCATACGGGAATGGAATGCTCCCGCATTCTCTCCAGCACGGCGGACTTGCCGCAGCCGGGCATACCGGTAAGTATGACGCGCCGCATCCCCCGTTCCAGCGCCAGCATGGCGCGGGGAAAATCCCCGGGCGGAGGGCAGACGAAATTCATGGTTCTGCCGCTCACGGGATGCTGAAATTCCAGCTTCCATGCGTGCAGAAGCTGCCTTGCCGCAGGCGAAGCCCTGTCTTCCGGGCCGTACACGGCATCGCCCCACAGGGGAAAGCCCTCCCGGGCAAGGTGCACGCGGATCTGATGGGTGCGCCCCGTGAAAAGACGAACGGCAAGCAGAGCGAAGCGACCGGAAGACGAGGCGTAAAGCGTGCTCCATGTCGTAAGCGCATTTCTGCCGCCCTTCTCCTCGGGCACTACGGCCATGCGCGTCTTGATGACGGGGTGACGGCCTATGGGCAGATCGCACGTTCCCTCGGAGGGAGGAACGCCGCGCGTTACGGCAAGATAGGTCTTGTGCACCCTCCTTGCGGCAAAATCCTCGATGAGGCGGAGCCTGGCCCTTTCCGAAAGGGCCACGATCACAAGGCCGGACGTGTCCTTGTCCAGCCGGTGCACGATGCCGGGTCTCGGCCCTTCCTGAAGCGCCAGCTGCGGGAAGCGGGCCAGCAGCCGGTGCACCAGCGTGCCCTGCGGGCAGCTCGGACAGGGGTGCATGGTAAGATCGGCGGGCTTGTTCACCACCACGATATCCTCGTCGCAGTACACGATGTCCAGCGGCCCTTCCTCGGGAAGCAGCGCTTCCGAGGCTCCGGGCATACGCAGCGTCACGTTCTGGCCCGGCCGCACACGCATGTCCGCATCCGTGCAGAGGGCACCGTCCACGGTGCAGCTCCCCTGCTCCACCAGCTTCTTCACCCTGCTGCGGGAAAGTTCCGCCACGGAGCTGAGAAACACGTCGAGGCGGACCCTGCGCGTACCTTCGGGCACGGGAAAAAGACGCTCTTCTCCGACGCTCCCGCCCTCTTCTTCCGAAAATTCGATATCCTCGTCGAACGGCGTCTTTTCTTCAGTCATGCTCCGCTCCGCTCTTCAGCCTTTTGACGATATAGCCGGTCATCACGGCCTTGGCGATGTTTCTGCCCGCCCCGTCGTACACCATGATGTCGAACACGGCGAGGGTACTCCCCAGCTTCACGGGAACGGCCTCGGCCCGCAGCGGTCCCCGCTGACCGGGAAGAAGATAGGAAATGGAGCACTGCGCGCTCACGCACACCAGTCCCGCCCCCCTGCACCCTGCGGCAAAGGCCATATCGGCCAGGGTGAACACCGCACCCCCGTGGGCGTTGCCCATGGAATTTCTGTGACGCCCGTCCAGCGGCATGGATACCGCGCCGCGCCCGTCCGCCCCGAAACCTTCGACTTCTATCCCCAGCAGAGCGGACAGCGTGCCTTCCGTGACGACTTCGCTCATACGCACCTCATAACACAGATTACAGCGCAAAAGCATACGCATGGGCGCCCCTGCTGACAAGCCCGAAGCCACGGACCGGACGCCGGCCCCGATCTCTGCCAAAGAAAAAGCGCAGGAAAAAAACGCCCTCCCGCGGCGGACGCCCTTCTTTCGCTGGACAGCGCCCGCCGGAGAGTTTATATCTTCTGGATACATTTCTTTTAAGGAGCAATCTCATGGCCCATAAGAAGATTGAACGCGCCAAGGAACTTGATCGCCGTCGCCATCGTCGCGCCCAGCGCATCAAGGAACGCATCCACGAAGCCAAGGCCGCTGCCGCCAAGAAGTAAGCCTGGCTGCTCGGTTCTGCGGCCTTCCGGTTGCAGTAGGTTTTAGGCGTGTCGGCTGCTCGTGCGGACACGCCGTTTCTTTTTTTGTCCCAACCCTTTCTTTCCCATGCCTATCTACGAATACGCCTGCCCCCAATGCCGCAAGACCTTTGAAGAATGGCTGCATTCCGGCGACGACGCCGAAACGCAGCCCTGCCCCGACTGCGGGCAGAGCTGCCATCGAGTGATTTCCAACACTTCCTTCATTCTCAAAGGAGGCGGCTGGTTCGCCTCCTCCTACGGGCACGGTACCAGCAATCTTTTCGACAAAAGCAAGGGCGTTCCCTCCGTTTCCGACAAGAAGCCGGAAGAAAGCGCTCCCTCCACCCCCAAAGCCGAAAGCCCGGCCCCCGCGAAAAGCGCGGACACCTCCGCCGGTACGAAATAGAGGCCACCATGATAGAGCGTTACTCCCGGCCGGAAATGGCCGGTCTCTGGACTCTGGAAAACCGCTACCGCTACTGGTTCAAGGTGGAACAGGCCGTATGCCGCGCCTGGAACGAACAGGGCGTCATTCCCGACGAAGATCTGAAGAACATCATGCAGGATGTGGATTTCGATGTGGACAAAATCCTTGAAATCGAATCCGTCACCCGCCACGACGTCATCGCCTTCCTCACCTATCTGGAACAGAAGATCGGCCCCTCCGCGCGTTTCATCCACCTCGGCTGCACCTCCTCCGACATGGTGGATACCGCCATGGCCCTGCAGATGGTGGAGGCGGGCAACATGATCCTCGCCGACTTCGATCTCGTGCTCGACACGCTGAAGAAGTTCGTCCGCGCCCATCAGGGCCTCGTCTGCATGGGCCGTTCCCACGGCATTCACGGAGAGCCCGTGACCTACGGCTTCAAGTTCGCGGGATTCTACGCCGAATTTCTGCGCGACAAGAAGCGCTTCGCCGACGCCGTGGAAGACATCCGCACAGGCAAGCTCTCCGGCGCCATGGGCACCTATACCGTCATCACCCCCGCCGTGGAGGCTCGCGCCTGCGAACTCCTCGGCCTGAAGGCCGACATCATCTCCACCCAGATCGTGCAGCGCGACCGCTACGCCCACT belongs to Mailhella massiliensis and includes:
- the gap gene encoding type I glyceraldehyde-3-phosphate dehydrogenase, with translation MKKVRVAINGFGRIGRQVFRAMYGKYGETAEIVAINDLMDANTNFHLLQHDSAYGPAAFTCEVASEKTSVGGVECTMVKVGDWNVACLAERDPNKLPWKELEVDVVVESTGIFRSAPQAGVHLERGAKKVIISAPAKQPDLTVVMGVNQDMYDPAKHNILSNASCTTNCLAPVAKVMHQEFGIKLGSMVTVHSYTNDQRILDLPHKDLRRARAAALNIIPTSTGAAKAVAEVIPSLKGRFAGYALRVPTPTVSIVDFTAVLEKSTDAETLVNAFRAASDTYLKGILGVNDLPLVSMDFKGDSRSSIVESEYCTVQDGNLAKVVSWYDNEWAYSVRVTDLIHYMQSKGF
- a CDS encoding N-acetyltransferase, with translation MHPFASAPKKALPGNQSTLPDISAVTLPTRFTSRKARIQDVDGMSSLINEFAAARIMLARGPLYLYQNIQDYRVITAMMGEREVVLACGGLHVLWEDLAEVRSVAVHPGLQHKGIGRLIVQDLIADARALGAAHVFTFTLAPGFFSSLGFSAVDRDTLSPVVWAECSKCPKFYKCDEVGMMLHF
- the argF gene encoding ornithine carbamoyltransferase, yielding MSKLKNRDFLKIADFSREELDYLLRLAARLKKLNKEGKEPQFLKGKNVALVFEKTSTRTRCAFETSLFDQGAHSTYLSDGSQIGKKESMADTARVLSRMYDGIEYRGFGQEIVEKLAEFSSVPVWNGLTNEAHPTQILADFLTMLEHCDKPLHEITFAYLGDARYNMGNSLMMGAAKMGMKFRSVAPEALQTSDEIYSLCLAEAEKSGAEIIRTSDVAEGVKGCDFIYTDVWVSMGEPDEVWKERIDLLLPYQVNARVMELTGNAGCKFMHCLPAFHNRETAVGESIYRKFGLEALEVTEDVFESPSSIVFDEAENRKHTIKAVMVATLADIPPIFFED
- the rpmB gene encoding 50S ribosomal protein L28, with the translated sequence MGKQCEICGKKAQVGNLVSHSNIKTKRRFNPNLQAVRHQDADGTVRTINVCTRCLRSGAVVKPVVKNDAE
- a CDS encoding rhomboid family intramembrane serine protease, with the protein product MNDLRAPFRHRPKRRIAMWRRPARVPEYWRVVDFRGPEYMGRQLPAPGTRQMELLRLVLDSRDIPYIITGHGSQVRAFVPPMFETLVRTELADVASEKAPASPSPAPRRNAHWAMLVMLFLIFWHGLTMGWWPLPFEHVPDPDYWKMCGRLDVAAVRAGEWWRTATALTLHADSLHLFSNVLFGAPFLVLLARRLGLGLTLAATLVSGMLGNAMNVLYREPGYVSLGFSTAMFATVGLLCADITVRSPARGFRRLALPAAAGMAFLALLGTEGQNTDYAAHIFGLLSGFLVGLAVSSRLRHDGGLPPSLEYLLGFAAPLFLLLCWNAAL
- the tgt gene encoding tRNA guanosine(34) transglycosylase Tgt encodes the protein MDKAPGTFELLGKDGDARAGLLHTAHGVIETPIFMPVGTVGSVKALAPDDLNAAGAQIILGNTYHLYLRPGDELVARRGGLHEFIRWNRPILTDSGGFQAFSLSKLNKMKVDGVEFRSHIDGSKHMFTPEKVISIQRNLNSDIMMPLDVCLGYGATYEEAEKAVKRTTEWAARCREAYPAHSAGNLLFGIVQGCTYPELREASARQLMNIGFEGYSIGGLAVGEPKNLMMKNLRVLNPVLPQDKPRYLMGVGTPLDILHAIEAGVDMFDCVLPTRNARNGTLYTSEGKINIKRREYAEDDGPLDPKCNCYTCRTFSRAYLRHLYVSQELLAFRLNSLHNITYFLNMVRGARRAILEGRYAAFKAEYEARYPEEDLLFDAPEA
- a CDS encoding M14 family metallopeptidase, encoding MKRERLFVMSSPFRDEFRIHGFRFGSGRKSLAVVGAMRGDELQQQFVCSRLVHTLQDLEERGELMPGHEILIIPSANPFAMNIGKRFWAMDNTDINRMFPGYPLGETTQRIAAALFEHIQGYRFGVQLASYYLPGDFIPHVRMMHTGYEDVELAQGFGLPYTLVRNPLPIDTTTLNYNWQIWETQAFSVYAGHTGVIDASSADDSLSAILRFMALHGLIRHRPHPGYHSEVVQEDELINVKACRAGIMYGMCRTDDIVRRHQRLACILDPYDGSVRWEVRAPEDGTVFFMQTRPLVLENSMLFRLIPS
- a CDS encoding M14 family metallopeptidase; this encodes MIKTVISTELPVDEHLLIRKNSISGGTGKKRICIVTGTHGDELEGQYICYRIGSILQENLDRLDGTVEIYPALNPLGIDSITRGIPNFDLDMNRIFPGDPRGSMAENTAYNLIEDLKGADLVLDIHSSNIFLYEVPQVRINQLTAERLVPLARYLNLDFLWVHEAATVLEATLAYSLNTLDTPTLVVEMGVGMRITKSYGDQLVGGILNLMRHLGVWKGEVPEPPAGHKTILSTGGSVEFINASASGVFIPLIRQSNLVEAGQPIGRIVDPLRGAVLQEVAAEQPGFVFTIRAYPVVYEGSLLARVYREGRA
- the coaE gene encoding dephospho-CoA kinase (Dephospho-CoA kinase (CoaE) performs the final step in coenzyme A biosynthesis.), with product MTEEKTPFDEDIEFSEEEGGSVGEERLFPVPEGTRRVRLDVFLSSVAELSRSRVKKLVEQGSCTVDGALCTDADMRVRPGQNVTLRMPGASEALLPEEGPLDIVYCDEDIVVVNKPADLTMHPCPSCPQGTLVHRLLARFPQLALQEGPRPGIVHRLDKDTSGLVIVALSERARLRLIEDFAARRVHKTYLAVTRGVPPSEGTCDLPIGRHPVIKTRMAVVPEEKGGRNALTTWSTLYASSSGRFALLAVRLFTGRTHQIRVHLAREGFPLWGDAVYGPEDRASPAARQLLHAWKLEFQHPVSGRTMNFVCPPPGDFPRAMLALERGMRRVILTGMPGCGKSAVLERMREHSIPVWSADRAVAEQYRPGADGWHLMRQRWGNAFFDEDGTVDRTKLTALLSRTPGMRRELERLIHPLVRDSMDRFFQYAGARGEAVAVAEVPLWFETGWTCPGADIAVIVCPDEVRHERLRRTRSWSDEKIAAVEGWQWTQRDKAAAADLLIANGGTLEELDRGVSHFLNALTEKERKEEEALLEKWTGLWSGEKS